A window from Sinanaerobacter sp. ZZT-01 encodes these proteins:
- a CDS encoding PEP/pyruvate-binding domain-containing protein: MNKVYNFNSKTIPLLSEVGGKAKALIETTNAGFPVPGGLALTISFFTPWTDKMKETEEWKSLISEVTKEKCDALKALAENLTFSVEQKMLLSAEMKNINSDFFAVRSSSPEEDLQGISFAGMYETFLGVTTATIERYVAKAFASMFDFRVMEYKDQHGIPVANTRIAIIIQKQLYSSISGIGFSVNPHNNSYDEVMINASFGLGEYIVSGKVSPDSYIVNTAQNRIPYKKINEKKVAIYLNKDGGIKESICEAAKEQALTDEQILELAKMIKKCEGYYGSPIDTEWAYENGKLYLLQSRPITTYFPLYEELLSKPNERKELYLDIIKMTQGFQWSMSELGGDIFCELVNKAKQGMFPVGKDGAVYDCHGRIYILLGNLGKTFGESRVKKIISSVDPTSARIFSCFSFEDYIPKYKPEKLKGTLGKGLKLGAKMSPSIISAAINFEKTVQEYYKATDYSIEKLDKLRNSSDDFARQIDVAFEVFDNLVFKMMPIMLAMNATISLKKMFKDKTWEGDIISLSMDLKGNPTSKMGYKQVELASFPEFIEVKSFDEFSKKLRDKEFSTEFMEAYAHYMKLYGCRGIGEIDIASVRTRENIEGFYTMLKQLNIYDNALIKVRDKKKSAYDRLLREAIKIGKREKFLKLAKQIEWMGLREHPKYMYVYAIDVLRHNVLKIAEQFVLEGRLNKVEDVFYLTREEITKAQKDKSLDLIPFINEEKKIRKLTENVKNWPTIFNSRGEIFIAKREAKEGELLGEPVSPGVVRGRAKILHEPFEKKLEKGEILVTITTEPSWTPIFINACAVVMEIGGALQHGAIIAREYGLPCVTGIEKATEMIKDGDLIEVDGTNGFVKIIQEK; the protein is encoded by the coding sequence GGTTTTCCTGTTCCTGGTGGTCTGGCTTTGACAATATCATTTTTTACACCATGGACAGATAAAATGAAAGAGACCGAGGAATGGAAATCCCTTATTTCAGAAGTTACAAAGGAAAAATGCGATGCTTTAAAAGCTTTGGCGGAGAACTTAACTTTTAGCGTGGAACAAAAAATGTTGCTTTCTGCAGAAATGAAGAATATTAACTCAGATTTTTTTGCTGTTCGTTCTTCTTCGCCAGAGGAGGATTTGCAGGGAATAAGCTTCGCGGGTATGTATGAAACGTTTTTGGGTGTAACTACAGCAACGATTGAAAGATATGTTGCGAAAGCATTTGCTTCTATGTTTGATTTCCGTGTAATGGAGTATAAGGATCAACATGGTATCCCTGTTGCAAACACAAGGATTGCTATAATTATTCAAAAGCAACTTTATTCGTCAATTAGCGGTATTGGTTTTTCAGTAAATCCACATAACAACAGCTATGATGAAGTAATGATAAATGCGTCCTTTGGGTTGGGTGAATATATTGTTTCCGGTAAGGTCTCTCCTGATAGCTATATTGTTAATACTGCTCAGAATAGAATCCCTTATAAGAAAATCAATGAGAAAAAAGTTGCAATTTATCTTAATAAAGATGGCGGAATAAAGGAATCAATTTGTGAGGCTGCAAAGGAACAGGCACTAACGGATGAACAGATTCTTGAGCTTGCGAAGATGATTAAAAAATGTGAAGGCTATTACGGGTCTCCTATTGATACAGAATGGGCCTATGAAAATGGCAAGCTTTATCTTTTGCAATCTCGCCCAATTACAACCTACTTTCCCCTTTATGAAGAACTTTTGAGTAAACCAAATGAACGCAAAGAGCTTTATCTTGATATTATAAAAATGACGCAAGGTTTCCAATGGTCTATGAGTGAGCTAGGTGGTGATATTTTCTGTGAGCTTGTAAATAAAGCAAAGCAGGGTATGTTTCCTGTGGGAAAGGATGGAGCTGTTTACGATTGTCATGGAAGAATATATATACTTCTTGGGAATTTAGGTAAGACTTTTGGCGAGTCAAGAGTTAAAAAAATAATTTCATCGGTTGATCCAACTTCTGCAAGAATATTTTCCTGTTTTTCATTTGAGGATTATATTCCAAAGTATAAACCTGAAAAACTAAAAGGTACTTTGGGAAAAGGTTTGAAGTTAGGTGCGAAAATGAGCCCCTCTATAATTTCGGCAGCCATCAATTTTGAAAAAACGGTACAAGAATATTACAAAGCTACCGATTACAGCATTGAAAAGTTGGATAAATTGCGTAATAGTAGCGATGATTTCGCTAGGCAGATTGATGTTGCCTTTGAAGTTTTTGATAATTTAGTGTTTAAAATGATGCCTATAATGCTTGCGATGAATGCTACAATATCGCTCAAAAAGATGTTTAAGGATAAAACCTGGGAAGGAGATATTATCTCACTCAGCATGGATTTGAAAGGAAATCCTACAAGTAAAATGGGATATAAACAAGTTGAACTTGCTTCATTTCCAGAGTTTATCGAAGTCAAAAGTTTTGACGAGTTTTCTAAAAAGCTGAGAGACAAAGAATTTTCTACGGAGTTTATGGAGGCTTATGCTCATTATATGAAGCTGTACGGTTGCCGAGGTATCGGTGAAATTGATATTGCAAGCGTGAGAACTCGCGAGAATATTGAGGGATTTTATACCATGCTAAAACAACTTAATATTTACGATAATGCGTTGATTAAGGTTAGAGACAAGAAAAAATCTGCTTATGACAGACTTTTAAGAGAGGCCATAAAAATCGGCAAAAGGGAAAAATTCTTAAAGCTTGCAAAGCAGATTGAATGGATGGGTCTTCGTGAACACCCCAAATATATGTATGTCTATGCTATTGATGTTTTAAGGCATAATGTACTCAAAATTGCAGAGCAATTTGTTTTAGAGGGAAGGCTAAATAAGGTTGAGGATGTATTTTATCTTACGAGAGAGGAAATTACAAAAGCGCAAAAAGATAAAAGCCTAGACCTTATTCCATTTATAAATGAGGAGAAGAAAATCCGCAAGCTAACTGAAAACGTGAAAAATTGGCCTACCATCTTCAATTCCAGAGGCGAGATTTTTATTGCTAAAAGAGAGGCAAAGGAAGGGGAACTTTTAGGGGAGCCTGTTTCACCCGGTGTTGTAAGGGGCAGAGCTAAGATTCTTCATGAACCGTTTGAGAAAAAGTTGGAAAAAGGTGAAATCCTTGTAACAATTACAACAGAGCCGAGTTGGACGCCGATTTTTATTAATGCTTGTGCCGTTGTAATGGAGATCGGTG